Proteins co-encoded in one candidate division WOR-3 bacterium genomic window:
- a CDS encoding HAD hydrolase family protein: protein MPLKKVLGVDLHGTLLDKFWKIDSGIALKISKILFDLKRDFRIYVCSGNDLEFAKEHIPAEIFENTDGLILETGCVYSDGKTEKILVEEKLVKAAKDLELRLRRAQLKGVKYFARRLCTVSLFTRDEFSGEDPECVFDQICEFLDKEEEKLFYATHSDVAVDVVPEGYDKFTGLETVARGREVFAIADSYNDVTLLEKSDYSFAPKNLSPKALRILEGRKKISFLTKTLEKGVLYTSGKYYGDGVSEILETILLYSKNS from the coding sequence AAGATTGACTCCGGAATCGCCCTTAAAATTTCCAAAATTCTTTTCGATTTGAAAAGGGATTTCAGAATTTACGTCTGTTCAGGAAACGATCTAGAATTTGCCAAAGAACATATACCGGCTGAAATATTCGAGAACACCGACGGTTTGATTCTTGAGACAGGATGCGTTTACAGCGATGGAAAAACGGAAAAAATACTCGTTGAAGAAAAACTCGTAAAAGCCGCCAAAGATCTTGAGCTCAGGCTCAGAAGAGCCCAGCTAAAAGGGGTTAAGTATTTTGCCCGAAGACTCTGCACCGTGAGTCTGTTCACGCGGGATGAATTTTCAGGAGAAGACCCGGAGTGTGTTTTCGACCAAATCTGCGAATTTCTCGATAAAGAAGAGGAAAAACTTTTTTACGCGACGCATTCCGATGTCGCCGTTGATGTTGTCCCTGAGGGTTACGACAAATTCACGGGTTTGGAAACCGTAGCCCGGGGCCGTGAAGTTTTTGCCATCGCCGATTCTTACAACGATGTCACCCTTCTTGAAAAGTCTGATTATTCGTTCGCGCCCAAAAATCTTTCCCCAAAAGCATTGAGAATTCTAGAAGGCAGAAAAAAAATTTCTTTTCTGACGAAAACTCTGGAAAAAGGAGTACTTTACACAAGCGGAAAGTATTACGGAGATGGGGTGTCGGAAATCCTCGAAACCATTCTGCTCTATTCCAAAAATTCCTGA